The sequence below is a genomic window from Streptomyces sp. NBC_00582.
TCCTACTGACGGACTATCAAGTGACGCAAGGGCCGTTCGGAAAAGTCCAGGAAGAGCACGCCCCGGTGGGCCAGCGAGACGGCACCGGGGCGGGGGACGCCGGGTCCGCCGCCGACCAGCGACTGCATGGTGGCCGAGTGGTGCGGGGCGCAGTACGGGGCGACGTCGATCAGCGGCTTGCCCGGTGGCAGCAGCCCGGCGATCGAGTGGACCGCCGTGACCTCCAGCGAGGCCTCCCTGGTCAGGGTGGGCAGGACGGCCGGCAGCCGTTCCGCGAGCATCGTCTTGCCCGCCCCCGGCGGTCCCTCCAGGAAGAGGTGGTGTCCGCCGGCCGCGGCGACCTCCAGGGCCGTCCGTGCCGAGCGCTGCCCCACCACGTCGGCGAGATCGTGTCCCTGGTCGTGCTGCGCGGCGCCGACGCTGTGCACACCGGTGGCCGCGCCCGTGCCGGGCATGCGCAGTCCGGCGAGGAGTGGATCGGGGCGGCCCAGGTCGTCCGGATCCTCCTCGGGCACGGGTTCGTCCGCGAGGACCGCGATCAGCTGGCGCAGACTGCGCACCCCGAGTACGGAGACGCCCGGCACCAGGGAGGCCTCGGCCGCGGCGCACTCGGGGACGACGACCTGTTCGTAGCCCGCCTCCGCCGCGGCCAGCACGGCGGGAAGGATGCCCCGCACCGGGCGCACCCGCCCGTCCAGGCCCAGCTCGCCGATCATCACGATGTCGGCGAGGACCCGGGGGTCGATCCGTTCCGAGGCGCCCAGCACGGCGCAGGCCACGGCCAGGTCGAAGCCGCTTCCGGCCTTCGGCACCGACGCGGGGCTGAGCCCGACGGTGAGTTTCTTCTGCGGCCACTCGCCGCCCGAGTTCACCACCGCCGCCCGCACCCGGTCCCTGCTCTCGGTCAGGCTCTTGTCCGGCAGGCCCACCAGGGTGAACGCCGCCACCCCGGCCTCCAGGTCCGCCTGGACCTCGACCACCACGCCCTCGACGCCCACCAGCGCCACCGAGCACGTACGCGCGAACCCCATCTCAGGCCACCCCCCGCACATGCTCGACGAGGGGGGCTCCGCGGTCCGGGAGCAGGACCCCGACCAGGTCGATGCGGACGCCGCCGGGCGGTGCGCCGCCGTGGGACTGGATCCAGCGCTCCGCGAGGTCCCGCAGCCGCCGTGCCTTCTGCGGGGTCACCGCGGCCATCGGGTGCTCGTAGGAGCCGCCCTTGCGGGTCTTCACCTCGCAGACGACGAGGACGTCCCCGTCGCGGGCGACGATGTCGATCTCGCCCGTCCTGCCGCAGCGCCAGTTGCGCTGCAGAATCGTCATACCGGCCTCGGACAGCCGCCGCGCGGCCACGTCCTCGCCGTACTTGCCCATCGCACCTCGTGCGTTCATGCAGGCACCACCTCCGGCGCCCACAGTCACGCGTCCACCCCAGAGAAGTGGATCTTGGTGGAGGAGTCATCTCTTGTGGATAACTCCGTCACCCACAAGCCGGACACATCAGCTGCCCGGCAGCTCCAGATCGCTCTTGTTCAGCTCCTCAATGTTCACGTCCTTGAACGTGAGAACCCGCACCTGCTTCACGAACCGGGCCGGCCGGTACATGTCCCACACCCAGGCGTCGGCCATCGAGACCTCGAAGAACACCTCGCCCTGGACCGAGTGCACCTGCATCTCGTAGTCGTTGGTCAGATAGAAACGCCGCTCGGTCTCGATCACGTATTTGAACAGACCGACGACATCGCGGTACTCCCGGTAGAGCTTCAGCTCCATCTCGGTCTCGTACTTCTCGAGGTCCTCGGCGCTCATGGCATGTTCCCCTTCAGCCGTGCGATCCCCCCATTGTGCGCCAGTCCCGTGAGCCCCTAGACGATTTCCGTGTCCAGGGTTACGGGTCCGGGCGGGGGACCTTCTTCTAGCAGCCTGTCCAGCAGCTCGGCCAGTCTGGTCGGATACACCGTCTCATGCGTCCGCGCCAGTTCCCGACACGTCCACCAGCGCGCTCCGGCGACACTGCGCCGCTCCAGCTCCGTCAGGGCGGTGGCGCGGGTCGCCGTCACCGTCGTACGGGCCAGGTAGTACCACTCGTCCTGGTCCCAGCGGCGGCCCGCGAACGGGAAGGAGCAGGTCCGCCGCCACAGCACCGGGCCGAGTTCGACGTCGGTGATACCGGTCTCCTCGGCGAGTTCCCGCAGCGCGGCCTCTTCACGAGTCTCGTCGCCCTCCACCCCGCCGCCGGGGGTGAACCACCAGTCGACGGCGGGGTCGTCCGGCTCATGGCCGTGCAGCAGCAGGATCCGGTCCTGGGGGTCGAGGAGGACGACCCGGGCGACCTTGCGCAGACCCGCCTCGGAGGAGCCGAAGGGCCCCTTCGCCGTCTCAGCGGGCACCGGCCGGCTCCGGCTGGACGCGGGCGCGGCGGCCCGAGGCCCGTTTGGCGATCGGGCCGTACGCGGCGCCGCCGAAGATCAGCACTGTACCGCCGACGATCATCCACAGGATCGTCCGCAGCGGGCCCGGTTCGGACAGGGTGCCCAGGGCCTTGAAGCCCGTGGGGCTCTTGAGCATGCCCTTCCAGGGGAAGACGACCGCGTCCACCCGGGCCCGTACGGCGCTGCGCGCCACCGTGCCCTGGGCCGCGTCCGTGAGGTGGGCGGTGGAGTCCAGCGAGCCCCGCCGCTCGTCGCCGAGCAGGAAGAGCCGGCCCTCGGGGACCTTCACGGTCGGGAAGTCCTGGATCTCGGCCAGGCTGCCCTCGGGGAGATACGGTTCCTCGATCTGCTTGCCGTTGACGGTCAGCCTGCCCTCGGTGCAGCAGGCGACCGTGTCGCCGCCGACCGCGACCACGCGCTTGACCACGAGCGCGTTGCTGACCCACTCCTTGTCGCTGAACACGACGACGTCACCGCGGCGCACCTCGTCGCCGTCGACCTTCTGGGCCAGCACCCGTGAGCCGCCCTCGATCGTCGGGCTCATGGAGCTGGTGGGCACGGTGTAGGGCCGGTAGACCAGGGCCGCCCAGCCGAAACCGCCCAGGAACAGCGCGAGGCCCAGTGCGACGACCAGGCCGGACAGACGCTGTCCGGTCCGGCTGCCCACCGGGCCACTGCTGATGCCACCGCCGCTGCGCGGGGCCGTACGTGTCGTGCTCTCGCCGCCCATGGGTCCGCACCCTACCCGGCGGTACCGAACCGGGTCAGCCCTTCGTCCCCGGCCATGGTCACAAGCTTGGGAAAGGGTTTACACACGGGACGGGGACGAGATCAGCCCTTCTCGGCGTCAGCCCTCTCGGCGTCAGCCCTCTCGGCGTCAGTCCTTCTCGGCGTCAGCCCTTCTCGGCGTCAGCCCTTCTCGGCGTCAGCCCTCTCGGCGTCAGCCCTTCTCGGAGTCCGCCGTCGCGCGCCGACGGCGCCACAGGACCAGCGGGACCGTGCCGACGAGGGCGAGGCCCTGCGGGGCGACCGTCAGGACCGCGGAGGCCGAGGACTGGTCGTTCAGACCGGCCTGGTCGAAGGTGTCCGGCACCGGCAGCGTGCCCCAGCGGGTGATCGGCCAGGCCTTGACGATGGCGCGGCCGACGACCTGGTCGACGGGCACCATGCCGTGGTTCTTGTCGGACTGGTTGTAGCGGGAGTCCCGCGAGTTCTGCCGGTGGTCGCCCATGACCCAGACGTAGCCCTTGGGGACCTTCACCGTGAACTGGCCGCCCTGGTCGTCCTGGCTGCACGGGGTGTTCCCGGGATAGATGTAGGGCTCGTCCAGCGCCTTGCCGTTGACCTTCAGCGGGCCCGTGCCCTTGCAGGAGACGGTGTCGCCGCCGACGCCGACGACTCGCTTGATCAGGTCCTTCTCCTCCGCGGACGGCATCAGGCCGATCCAGCTGAGGAAGGTCTGCACGGCGTTCGGCTCGGTCGTGGCCTCGCCCGCCAGCCAGTTGTCCGGGTCGTGGAAGACCACGACCTCGCCGCGCTCGGGCTCGGAACCGAACCACGGGGTCAGCTTGTCGACGAGCACCCGGTCGCCGACCCGGAGGGTGTTCTCCATCGACGCGGACGGGATGGAGAACGCCTGTACCAGGAAGGTCTTGATGATCAGCGCGAGGACGAGCGCGATCAGGATCAGGATCGGCAGCTCCTTCCAGAAGGAGCGCGGCTTCTTCGCCTTCGGGGCCCCGTCGCCCGGACCGTGACCGCCGCCGCCCGGGGGCTCGTCGGCCGGGGGGCCCTCGCCGCCCGCCGCCGGGTCATTCCCGGAGGTCACGGCGCTGTCCCCAGCCGGGTCGGCGGTGTCCACGGGACGTCCGCGGTGTTCCTCGCCGTCGTGCCCGGACCGTGCGCCAACCGCCACATCCCCCACGCCAACTCCCATCTCCGTGCCGCCGCCTGCCCCATGCGCGACGCAGGCCCACTACTCCCATAACGAGCGGGAGTTCCGCAGGGCTCGGGAGCTGTTGGATCGTTCCGTTCGGAACGTCCTGGGCAACCCTATGCGACGGCTGGGCGGCTGATGCCGTCGTGGCGGTCGAGCCGGTCACGGAGGAAAAAGTTTGCGGTTCCTTGAGACGGACCCAGTGGCCGAGCGGCCAGGCGATCACCATGGCCCGGCCGACCACCTCGTCCTCGGCGACGGTGCCGCCGTAGTCCGTGTTCTGGTGGGAGCGCGAGTCCGCGGAGTTGGCGCGGTGATCCCCCATCACCCACAGCCGGCCCTGGGGGACGGTGATGTCGAAGGCGGCGTCGGAGGGGTTGTTCCCGGGGTAGAGATAACTTCCCTCTTCCAGGGGAACGCCGTTGACGGTGACCCGCCCTTGGGTGTCACAGCACTTGACGTGGTCGCCACCCACGCCGACGACGCGCTTGATGAGGTCCTTCTCGTTGTCGGACGGCAGCAGACCGATGAAGGTGAGCCCTTCCTTGACCTGCTTGACGACGACGGGGTCCTTTTTCTTCGTGGTGGTCGTCTCGTCGTTGAGCCAGCCGCCGGGGTCCTTGAACACGACCACGTCCCCGCGCTGCGGCTTGGAGCCGAACCACGGGGTGAACTTGTCCACCAGGACGCGGTCGCCGATACGGATGGTCTGCTCCATCGACCCCGAGGGGATCACGAAGG
It includes:
- the lepB gene encoding signal peptidase I, whose amino-acid sequence is MGDVAVGARSGHDGEEHRGRPVDTADPAGDSAVTSGNDPAAGGEGPPADEPPGGGGHGPGDGAPKAKKPRSFWKELPILILIALVLALIIKTFLVQAFSIPSASMENTLRVGDRVLVDKLTPWFGSEPERGEVVVFHDPDNWLAGEATTEPNAVQTFLSWIGLMPSAEEKDLIKRVVGVGGDTVSCKGTGPLKVNGKALDEPYIYPGNTPCSQDDQGGQFTVKVPKGYVWVMGDHRQNSRDSRYNQSDKNHGMVPVDQVVGRAIVKAWPITRWGTLPVPDTFDQAGLNDQSSASAVLTVAPQGLALVGTVPLVLWRRRRATADSEKG
- the lepB gene encoding signal peptidase I; the protein is MGGESTTRTAPRSGGGISSGPVGSRTGQRLSGLVVALGLALFLGGFGWAALVYRPYTVPTSSMSPTIEGGSRVLAQKVDGDEVRRGDVVVFSDKEWVSNALVVKRVVAVGGDTVACCTEGRLTVNGKQIEEPYLPEGSLAEIQDFPTVKVPEGRLFLLGDERRGSLDSTAHLTDAAQGTVARSAVRARVDAVVFPWKGMLKSPTGFKALGTLSEPGPLRTILWMIVGGTVLIFGGAAYGPIAKRASGRRARVQPEPAGAR
- the lepB gene encoding signal peptidase I; this encodes MGNRGKPRGVPSSPADQLLPTGVRRASSPSGGRTRAERRKLQRKVKRKRRRSAVREIPLLVGVAVLIALVLKTFLVQAFVIPSGSMEQTIRIGDRVLVDKFTPWFGSKPQRGDVVVFKDPGGWLNDETTTTKKKDPVVVKQVKEGLTFIGLLPSDNEKDLIKRVVGVGGDHVKCCDTQGRVTVNGVPLEEGSYLYPGNNPSDAAFDITVPQGRLWVMGDHRANSADSRSHQNTDYGGTVAEDEVVGRAMVIAWPLGHWVRLKEPQTFSSVTGSTATTASAAQPSHRVAQDVPNGTIQQLPSPAELPLVMGVVGLRRAWGRRRHGDGSWRGGCGGWRTVRARRRGTPRTSRGHRRPGWGQRRDLRE
- a CDS encoding YraN family protein; protein product: MTVGAGGGACMNARGAMGKYGEDVAARRLSEAGMTILQRNWRCGRTGEIDIVARDGDVLVVCEVKTRKGGSYEHPMAAVTPQKARRLRDLAERWIQSHGGAPPGGVRIDLVGVLLPDRGAPLVEHVRGVA
- a CDS encoding NUDIX hydrolase, whose translation is MPAETAKGPFGSSEAGLRKVARVVLLDPQDRILLLHGHEPDDPAVDWWFTPGGGVEGDETREEAALRELAEETGITDVELGPVLWRRTCSFPFAGRRWDQDEWYYLARTTVTATRATALTELERRSVAGARWWTCRELARTHETVYPTRLAELLDRLLEEGPPPGPVTLDTEIV
- a CDS encoding DUF2469 domain-containing protein codes for the protein MSAEDLEKYETEMELKLYREYRDVVGLFKYVIETERRFYLTNDYEMQVHSVQGEVFFEVSMADAWVWDMYRPARFVKQVRVLTFKDVNIEELNKSDLELPGS